From the Lolium rigidum isolate FL_2022 chromosome 2, APGP_CSIRO_Lrig_0.1, whole genome shotgun sequence genome, one window contains:
- the LOC124691761 gene encoding ABC transporter B family member 10-like isoform X1 — protein sequence MPHMQETECPVKPFKPKSQDDQKNTSYSVSEAAAADELFPFFGLLCYADALDWLLMVAGTIGSLMHGMAPAMSYYILGKAVDMFGNNIGNREAIVHELSKLVPYMWSLAIITLPAGMLEIACWMYTGQRQMTRMQMAYVRSVLNQDIGAFDTDLTTANIMAGVTNHMSVIKEAIGEKMGHFISNCSIFIVSVVVAFVCCWEVGMLTLLVVPMLLVVGSTYAKTMIGMSMTRTGFVSETTTVVEQTLSHIKTVFSFVGEISAMKSFVKCMDKQYKLSQKEAFIKGLGLGMLQITTFCSYSLTIYVGAVAVTRRSAKAGESIAAVINILSGAIYLLNAAPDLQTFSQAKAAGKEVFKVIKTNPAICHESNGRILEKVTGDIVIREVDFTYPSREGNPVLQGFSLAVPAGKIVALVGSSGCGKSTVISLVQRFYDSISGDIFIDGQNIKELDLKSLRRNIGSVSQEPSLFSGTISDNLRIGKINATDEEIIEAAKTANVHSFISKLPKQYSTEVGERGVLLSGGQKQRIAIARVILKNPPILLLDEATSALDSESEKLVQDALDRAMQGRTVILIAHRISTIINANKIVVIENGRVAHSGTHEELLGKSVFYSSVCNMQNLEKKSGMSEERSTEEDEEQDNETSFSTHDQGKRIELTSKKLKQGIRKRTSVFYRIFLRTFKLVPGKVLLGSAAAAVSGISRPIFAFFIITVGMAYLETDAKRIVSKYSIILFLVGLVTFFSNIIQHYIYGLVGERAMNNLREALFSVILRSEVGWFEEPGNSVGFLTSRVVSDTSMIKTVISDRMPVIIQCISSVLIATVLSTAVNWRMGLVVYAMMPCHLIAGLVQVRSAKGFATDISTSHQKLISLTSEAVSNIRTVASFVHEEEILRKADLALQEPMRIIRMESIKYGAVQGVALCLWHMTHAIQLNCTIALLEKGLATFENCVRSYQTFALTVPSITELWSLIPMVMTAISLLDPALDILGRETQIVADGPEVPAEEDRITGHIAFADVSFSYPARTKVTVLDGFSLAIEPGQRVALVGPSGAGKSTVFSLLLRFYEPSKGKVLVDGKDIRDYNLKRLRKQIGLVQQEPILFNLSIRENISYGNEGVSEAEIVEAAMQANIHEFISSLSTGYDTVVGDKGSQLSGGQKQRIAIARTVLKNPAILLLDEATSALDGESERVVMSSLEAHGWRNNGELSGKTTSITIAHRLSTVVSADVIFVMDKGEVVEMGGHETLVSARNGLYSRMYHMKIKGAKD from the exons ATGCCACACATGCAAGAGACGGAGTGCCCCGTCAAACCATTCAAACCCAAGAGCCAGGATGACCAGAAAAACACATCATATTCTGTGTCAGAAGCAGCAGCTGCGGATGAACTGTTCCCGTTCTTTGGACTGCTTTGCTATGCCGATGCGCTAGATTGGCTGCTCATGGTGGCAGGAACAATTGGGTCCTTAATGCACGGCATGGCGCCTGCAATGTCGTATTACATCCTTGGCAAAGCCGTCGATATGTTTGGGAACAACATAGGCAATCGAGAGGCAATTGTCCATGAACTTTCCAAG TTGGTTCCATATATGTGGTCCTTGGCAATTATTACACTTCCCGCTGGAATGCTTG AAATTGCATGTTGGATGTACACAGGTCAGAGACAGATGACAAGAATGCAGATGGCATATGTGAGATCAGTACTCAATCAAGATATCGGAGCTTTTGACACTGACTTAACCACCGCGAACATCATGGCTGGAGTAACCAATCACATGAGCGTCATTAAAGAAGCAATTGGCGAGAAG ATGGGTCACTTCATTTCTAATTGTTCCATATTCATAGTCTCTGTCGTTGTTGCTTTTGTGTGCTGCTGGGAGGTGGGGATGCTCACCCTGTTAGTTGTTCCGATGCTTCTCGTGGTTGGGTCAACATATGCGAAAACGATGATTggcatgtcgatgacaaggacagGTTTCGTCTCTGAAACAACCACTGTTGTAGAACAG ACTCTTTCACATATCAAGACTGTCTTCTCATTTGTCGGAGAAATCTCGGCCATGAAATCCTTCGTGAAATGCATGGACAAGCAATACAAGCTAAGCCAAAAAGAGGCATTCATCAAAGGACTAGGTTTGGGAATGTTGCAGATTACAACGTTCTGTTCGTATTCACTGACAATCTATGTTGGAGCGGTAGCAGTAACCCGAAGATCGGCGAAAGCGGGTGAATCGATTGCTGCTGTCATTAACATCCTCTCCGGTGCAAT ATATCTCTTGAATGCAGCACCGGATCTTCAGACCTTCAGTCAAGCAAAAGCTGCTGGTAAAGAAGTATTTAAGGTTATCAAAACAAATCCAGCAATATGTCATGAATCAAATGGAAGAATATTAGAGAAGGTTACTGGAGACATTGTAATACGAGAGGTGGATTTCACATATCCATCCCGTGAAGGCAATCCAGTTCTCCAAGGATTTTCGCTGGCTGTACCTGCAGGCAAGATTGTAGCTCTTGTGGGGAGTAGTGGATGTGGAAAGAGCACCGTGATTTCTTTGGTTCAACGCTTCTACGATTCTATATCAG GTGACATATTTATTGATGGTCAAAACATTAAAGAACTTGATCTGAAGTCCCTGAGGAGAAATATAGGTTCAGTATCTCAAGAACCATCACTCTTTTCTGGTACTATTTCTGATAATTTGAGAATTGGCAAAATAAATGCAACTGATGAAGAGATAATTGAAGCAGCAAAAACAGCTAATGTGCACTCATTTATATCCAAACTTCCAAAGCAATACTCAACTGAG GTAGGAGAAAGAGGTGTGCTACTATCAGGAGGTCAAAAACAAAGAATAGCGATTGCAAGGGTCATTCTGAAAAATCCCCCAATTCTTCTTCTTGATGAAGCCACAAGCGCACTTGATTCAGAATCCGAGAAGCTAGTTCAGGATGCTCTTGATAGAGCTATGCAAGGCAGGACTGTTATCTTGATTGCGCACAGAATATCAACAATTATAAATGCAAACAAGATTGTTGTTATAGAGAATGGAAGAGTAGCTCATTCTGGAACACATGAAGAATTGCTAGGTAAAAGTGTATTCTACTCGAGTGTATGCAATATGCAAAATCTTGAGAAGAAATCTGGCATGAGTGAAGAAAG AAGCaccgaagaagacgaagaacaagACAATGAGACATCTTTCTCTACACATGATCAAGGGAAGAGAATAGAACTGACGTCGAAGAAACTGAAGCAAGGGATCAGAAAGAGAACATCTGTTTTCTACAGAATATTCCTTAGAACCTTTAAACTTGTGCCAGGAAAAGTTCTGCTAGGTTCCGCAGCAGCAGCAGTCTCTGGGATCTCAAGGCCTATATTTGCTTTCTTCATCATAACAGTTGGCATGGCATACCTGGAGACAGATGCAAAGAGAATAGTCAGCAAGTACTCAATAATTTTGTTCCTAGTTGGGTTGGTAACATTTTTCAGTAACATCATTCAGCACTATATCTATGGCCTTGTTGGCGAAAGGGCAATGAATAACCTAAGGGAGGCCCTCTTTTCAG TCATCCTTCGGAGCGAAGtaggttggtttgaagaaccagggAACAGCGTCGGCTTCCTGACTTCACGTGTTGTCAGTGACACCTCGATGATCAAGACAGTTATATCTGACCGAATGCCCGTCATCATTCAGTGCATCTCTTCAGTCCTGATAGCAACGGTGTTGAGCACAGCAGTGAACTGGAGGATGGGTTTAGTTGTATATGCTATGATGCCATGTCACCTGATCGCTGGCCTTGTACAAGTCAGGTCAGCGAAAGGTTTTGCCACTGACATCTCTACTTCCCACCAGAAGCTCATCTCACTCACCTCAGAGGCCGTCAGCAACATCCGTACGGTGGCGTCTTTTGTTCACGAAGAAGAGATACTTAGGAAAGCGGACTTGGCGCTCCAAGAACCGATGCGGATAATCAGGATGGAAAGCATCAAGTATGGGGCAGTGCAGGGGGTTGCCCTATGCTTATGGCATATGACACACGCCATCCAGTTGAACTGCACCATTGCGCTGCTTGAGAAGGGACTAGCAACATTTGAAAACTGTGTACGATCATACCAAACATTTGCACTGACAGTACCTTCCATCACAGAGCTATGGTCCTTGATCCCTATGGTAATGACGGCGATCTCACTGCTCGATCCCGCACTTGACATTCTCGGCAGAGAAACACAGATTGTGGCAGATGGACCAGAAGTTCCTGCTGAAGAAGACAGGATTACGGGTCACATTGCGTTTGCAGATGTCAGCTTCAGTTATCCCGCGAGAACAAAAGTGACCGTACTAGATGGCTTCAGTCTAGCCATCGAGCCCGGGCAAAGGGTCGCATTGGTTGGCCCGAGCGGGGCCGGGAAATCCACTGTGTTCTCCCTTCTGCTGAGATTCTACGAGCCTTCCAAAGGAAAAGTACTTGTGGATGGTAAGGACATCAGAGACTACAACCTGAAGCGTCTGAGGAAGCAGATAGGATTGGTTCAGCAGGAGCCGATCCTGTTCAACCTGTCCATCAGAGAGAACATCAGCTACGGCAACGAAGGCGTGTCGGAGGCAGAGATAGTGGAGGCCGCAATGCAGGCGAACATCCACGAGTTCATCAGCAGCCTGTCGACGGGGTACGACACTGTTGTTGGGGACAAAGGGAGCCAGCTTTCCGGAGGCCAGAAGCAGCGGATAGCGATCGCGAGGACTGTGCTGAAGAATCCTGCCATACTTCTACTAGACGAGGCAACCAGCGCTCTGGACGGCGAGTCCGAGAGGGTGGTGATGAGCTCTTTGGAAGCACATGGGTGGAGGAACAACGGTGAGCTTTCAGGCAAGACCACCAGCATCACGATCGCCCACAGGCTGTCCACGGTCGTGAGCGCGGATGTGATCTTTGTGATGGACAAAGGTGAGGTGGTGGAGATGGGCGGCCATGAAACTTTGGTCTCTGCAAGGAATGGCCTTTACTCGAGAATGTACCACATGAAGATCAAAGGGGCGAAAGACtga
- the LOC124691761 gene encoding ABC transporter B family member 13-like isoform X2 codes for MLTLLVVPMLLVVGSTYAKTMIGMSMTRTGFVSETTTVVEQTLSHIKTVFSFVGEISAMKSFVKCMDKQYKLSQKEAFIKGLGLGMLQITTFCSYSLTIYVGAVAVTRRSAKAGESIAAVINILSGAIYLLNAAPDLQTFSQAKAAGKEVFKVIKTNPAICHESNGRILEKVTGDIVIREVDFTYPSREGNPVLQGFSLAVPAGKIVALVGSSGCGKSTVISLVQRFYDSISGDIFIDGQNIKELDLKSLRRNIGSVSQEPSLFSGTISDNLRIGKINATDEEIIEAAKTANVHSFISKLPKQYSTEVGERGVLLSGGQKQRIAIARVILKNPPILLLDEATSALDSESEKLVQDALDRAMQGRTVILIAHRISTIINANKIVVIENGRVAHSGTHEELLGKSVFYSSVCNMQNLEKKSGMSEERSTEEDEEQDNETSFSTHDQGKRIELTSKKLKQGIRKRTSVFYRIFLRTFKLVPGKVLLGSAAAAVSGISRPIFAFFIITVGMAYLETDAKRIVSKYSIILFLVGLVTFFSNIIQHYIYGLVGERAMNNLREALFSVILRSEVGWFEEPGNSVGFLTSRVVSDTSMIKTVISDRMPVIIQCISSVLIATVLSTAVNWRMGLVVYAMMPCHLIAGLVQVRSAKGFATDISTSHQKLISLTSEAVSNIRTVASFVHEEEILRKADLALQEPMRIIRMESIKYGAVQGVALCLWHMTHAIQLNCTIALLEKGLATFENCVRSYQTFALTVPSITELWSLIPMVMTAISLLDPALDILGRETQIVADGPEVPAEEDRITGHIAFADVSFSYPARTKVTVLDGFSLAIEPGQRVALVGPSGAGKSTVFSLLLRFYEPSKGKVLVDGKDIRDYNLKRLRKQIGLVQQEPILFNLSIRENISYGNEGVSEAEIVEAAMQANIHEFISSLSTGYDTVVGDKGSQLSGGQKQRIAIARTVLKNPAILLLDEATSALDGESERVVMSSLEAHGWRNNGELSGKTTSITIAHRLSTVVSADVIFVMDKGEVVEMGGHETLVSARNGLYSRMYHMKIKGAKD; via the exons ATGCTCACCCTGTTAGTTGTTCCGATGCTTCTCGTGGTTGGGTCAACATATGCGAAAACGATGATTggcatgtcgatgacaaggacagGTTTCGTCTCTGAAACAACCACTGTTGTAGAACAG ACTCTTTCACATATCAAGACTGTCTTCTCATTTGTCGGAGAAATCTCGGCCATGAAATCCTTCGTGAAATGCATGGACAAGCAATACAAGCTAAGCCAAAAAGAGGCATTCATCAAAGGACTAGGTTTGGGAATGTTGCAGATTACAACGTTCTGTTCGTATTCACTGACAATCTATGTTGGAGCGGTAGCAGTAACCCGAAGATCGGCGAAAGCGGGTGAATCGATTGCTGCTGTCATTAACATCCTCTCCGGTGCAAT ATATCTCTTGAATGCAGCACCGGATCTTCAGACCTTCAGTCAAGCAAAAGCTGCTGGTAAAGAAGTATTTAAGGTTATCAAAACAAATCCAGCAATATGTCATGAATCAAATGGAAGAATATTAGAGAAGGTTACTGGAGACATTGTAATACGAGAGGTGGATTTCACATATCCATCCCGTGAAGGCAATCCAGTTCTCCAAGGATTTTCGCTGGCTGTACCTGCAGGCAAGATTGTAGCTCTTGTGGGGAGTAGTGGATGTGGAAAGAGCACCGTGATTTCTTTGGTTCAACGCTTCTACGATTCTATATCAG GTGACATATTTATTGATGGTCAAAACATTAAAGAACTTGATCTGAAGTCCCTGAGGAGAAATATAGGTTCAGTATCTCAAGAACCATCACTCTTTTCTGGTACTATTTCTGATAATTTGAGAATTGGCAAAATAAATGCAACTGATGAAGAGATAATTGAAGCAGCAAAAACAGCTAATGTGCACTCATTTATATCCAAACTTCCAAAGCAATACTCAACTGAG GTAGGAGAAAGAGGTGTGCTACTATCAGGAGGTCAAAAACAAAGAATAGCGATTGCAAGGGTCATTCTGAAAAATCCCCCAATTCTTCTTCTTGATGAAGCCACAAGCGCACTTGATTCAGAATCCGAGAAGCTAGTTCAGGATGCTCTTGATAGAGCTATGCAAGGCAGGACTGTTATCTTGATTGCGCACAGAATATCAACAATTATAAATGCAAACAAGATTGTTGTTATAGAGAATGGAAGAGTAGCTCATTCTGGAACACATGAAGAATTGCTAGGTAAAAGTGTATTCTACTCGAGTGTATGCAATATGCAAAATCTTGAGAAGAAATCTGGCATGAGTGAAGAAAG AAGCaccgaagaagacgaagaacaagACAATGAGACATCTTTCTCTACACATGATCAAGGGAAGAGAATAGAACTGACGTCGAAGAAACTGAAGCAAGGGATCAGAAAGAGAACATCTGTTTTCTACAGAATATTCCTTAGAACCTTTAAACTTGTGCCAGGAAAAGTTCTGCTAGGTTCCGCAGCAGCAGCAGTCTCTGGGATCTCAAGGCCTATATTTGCTTTCTTCATCATAACAGTTGGCATGGCATACCTGGAGACAGATGCAAAGAGAATAGTCAGCAAGTACTCAATAATTTTGTTCCTAGTTGGGTTGGTAACATTTTTCAGTAACATCATTCAGCACTATATCTATGGCCTTGTTGGCGAAAGGGCAATGAATAACCTAAGGGAGGCCCTCTTTTCAG TCATCCTTCGGAGCGAAGtaggttggtttgaagaaccagggAACAGCGTCGGCTTCCTGACTTCACGTGTTGTCAGTGACACCTCGATGATCAAGACAGTTATATCTGACCGAATGCCCGTCATCATTCAGTGCATCTCTTCAGTCCTGATAGCAACGGTGTTGAGCACAGCAGTGAACTGGAGGATGGGTTTAGTTGTATATGCTATGATGCCATGTCACCTGATCGCTGGCCTTGTACAAGTCAGGTCAGCGAAAGGTTTTGCCACTGACATCTCTACTTCCCACCAGAAGCTCATCTCACTCACCTCAGAGGCCGTCAGCAACATCCGTACGGTGGCGTCTTTTGTTCACGAAGAAGAGATACTTAGGAAAGCGGACTTGGCGCTCCAAGAACCGATGCGGATAATCAGGATGGAAAGCATCAAGTATGGGGCAGTGCAGGGGGTTGCCCTATGCTTATGGCATATGACACACGCCATCCAGTTGAACTGCACCATTGCGCTGCTTGAGAAGGGACTAGCAACATTTGAAAACTGTGTACGATCATACCAAACATTTGCACTGACAGTACCTTCCATCACAGAGCTATGGTCCTTGATCCCTATGGTAATGACGGCGATCTCACTGCTCGATCCCGCACTTGACATTCTCGGCAGAGAAACACAGATTGTGGCAGATGGACCAGAAGTTCCTGCTGAAGAAGACAGGATTACGGGTCACATTGCGTTTGCAGATGTCAGCTTCAGTTATCCCGCGAGAACAAAAGTGACCGTACTAGATGGCTTCAGTCTAGCCATCGAGCCCGGGCAAAGGGTCGCATTGGTTGGCCCGAGCGGGGCCGGGAAATCCACTGTGTTCTCCCTTCTGCTGAGATTCTACGAGCCTTCCAAAGGAAAAGTACTTGTGGATGGTAAGGACATCAGAGACTACAACCTGAAGCGTCTGAGGAAGCAGATAGGATTGGTTCAGCAGGAGCCGATCCTGTTCAACCTGTCCATCAGAGAGAACATCAGCTACGGCAACGAAGGCGTGTCGGAGGCAGAGATAGTGGAGGCCGCAATGCAGGCGAACATCCACGAGTTCATCAGCAGCCTGTCGACGGGGTACGACACTGTTGTTGGGGACAAAGGGAGCCAGCTTTCCGGAGGCCAGAAGCAGCGGATAGCGATCGCGAGGACTGTGCTGAAGAATCCTGCCATACTTCTACTAGACGAGGCAACCAGCGCTCTGGACGGCGAGTCCGAGAGGGTGGTGATGAGCTCTTTGGAAGCACATGGGTGGAGGAACAACGGTGAGCTTTCAGGCAAGACCACCAGCATCACGATCGCCCACAGGCTGTCCACGGTCGTGAGCGCGGATGTGATCTTTGTGATGGACAAAGGTGAGGTGGTGGAGATGGGCGGCCATGAAACTTTGGTCTCTGCAAGGAATGGCCTTTACTCGAGAATGTACCACATGAAGATCAAAGGGGCGAAAGACtga